ATGGAAGAGTCAGGTGGATGGAAGttgagagctttgatttgagCTCATCTGGGATCTACTCCAGCCAGATCCAAAGCTAAGTGATCATTGTACTAGTTCTCATGCCTGCTTGCTACATTAATGAAAgtttttgttaaaaatgtttgtcCATTTGAGTCAGTAATGCAGGACATATTATAAATGACTAAACGAAGGGAAAGGAAGCCCATGTGAAAAAGGGAAGGCAGGGAAAAAGCAGCTGCTGGAAAGTGAAATATCTGTCCAAGGAGTTTTGCAGTTAAGTGGGAATAGGGGACTGGGCTACTAGCTGTGGCAAAATGTACAGTGAATTgaggcattgatttttttttttacatttaatatgagatatatttaagataatatcTATTGATGAGAAATATCTAATCCAATGCAGGTAGATATTTCCTTTCAATAGCATTTCATGAGGCATATACTCTCACATTGAATAGtcacataaaaattatttctatataaTGGGTGGAATCTATACACTATAAATTTACTCAGTAATAAGTTTTTAGAAAGATCAGGTCTTTGTtgcaaaattattaaaaaatctcACAGGAGAACTTACTTCAAGGCATTTCAAAACACTCCTCGGGACCAGGGTCCCAGTCACTGAACATTTTATTTCAtgaaagcaaaatgtaaaaatagtGGGAGCTCCTGCCCACTCGGAGACCTggggcaattaaaaaaaatatggctcTGTCCAAACTGAGGTTTTGACTTGGCCTGAATGCTCCTGttgtgggctgcatttttttaaGAAGCTCTTGTTCTCTGGTCCTGGACATCCAGTATGGGGTCAGAGAAGCAGTGTGGCAGCCTCCTCCCCCTGCACCTCAACAATGACTCTTAGAGGGCAAGCTACATAAGTTGTCCATAGGTCACTTACAACCCCATTGCAAATTATTTCTGCAACTCTATACCTTTGGATATTAGGGTATATgtccttatttttaaagtaaattttcaGTCAAAGAACTGCAAGCATTTCCCCTCAACTTTGCTCTTTACCTTTAGTTCCTGTGTCTTTATAAACATATTTAGAGGAATGTGTGAATGTCTATCATCATAACAAATGATGTTCACCCCATTGTTTTTCAAACTTAGAAAGTTCTGCTTCCATCAGTTTCACAGATCAATTTTTATGTGTATTACAACCTGTCTTTCACATCCATTTTCCTCATTATACCTTTTGGGCATTTTGGGTTAGATCTACTTCTGAATTTGCATCACTTTCTGCCATCTTTTGGAAGCCATTTTACTTTCCATTGGACCAACAATGGTAGCCTTTATTCCTTACATAATCTAGAGCAGTTCCCAGTCTGCTCTTGCTGGAAAGAACTAATTGAACCAAAGTAAGGATGTTGAATAGATTCTGAGAGATGTAAAAAGAATGTGACATTTGAGAGTCTGAAGAAAAATGCACCTCTGTCATCACTAGTGATAAGCAAATCTTTACTAACAGGGTGAAGCTATGCTGAGGTATTCATGCACATTGATTAAGTCTGTTAAGAGTTTTCAGAAGAAAGATGCCATAATGCCCACAATATAGCTGAAAGTTTAAAGTTCAATTATTATCAACTATTATAAAGTGCATCTAAGATTCAAAATAAGTTATATAGAATTCCGAAAGTTAGCacttaatataattttaagaagACATCAAATACTTCATGTAAAAATTCCCAACATTTGTGTAATAGTTATATGTTTCcaattgtggaatatttgtttatTCCCATAGGTCATTTTACTCTTGAAATGATTGTTCTATGAAGTGTCTTGTCATTGTAAAAAGATGTCACTGCCTTTTTCatttgaatgaattttttttgttcttttatcagTTTTTCTGAGCTTCAAGGGTCTATAACTGCACTAGGAAAGCCAGTTGAACAAAGGAAGATTTACTTCATCAGTTTCTCTTGCGATGCTTgactttatatcttttttttcacttgaagTACATTTAATTCCTTCCTCTCTTATTACTTAGtaaggttttctgtttctttatataaAGTGAAGAAAGTGATCATAAAAAAAGTAGCACCATGTTTAATGTGCATACGGGGCTTGTCAGCTGGAATTTCAGAGCACCATTTCTAAAAATTCGGGCAACAGAAAAACAGATGTCAGCTTGGATTGTATTTACTCCTCGGTGATCAGTGTGGTTGAGTGTGAGAAAAGCATGATGCTGAATCAACACAATGATGCTAAGGTGTGCATCATGTGTGTGAGTTTGATCAGAATATTTGATGGTGTGTGAGCACTCCTGAGAGTAGGGCTATCTGAGCTCATATACTCCAACGGGGGTTTCCTATAATGCAGAGTTCAGAGGCTATTCTGAAATAACCCAAAGGATTAATTCCATTCCATTTGGTGGGATAGCTTTGcaaccaaattaatgaagtataAGAGGTTTGCCATATGGATAAAGGACTCACTGAATTTGAAGATTCAGCAATAACAAGACTCCCTTGTTCTTAAACATCCTCTGAAATCATCTCTCTTCACTATCCCcttaatcattttccttccacACTGAACTCCTTGTTCATTCTGAATATCTTAAACAAGTCACATATAGGGTCTTTTCCCAGGAAGTTCCCTCCACTTGGCACAAATTTCCTCTTATGTCCTCATGGCTccagctttctctttctttaagtGTCTCTTTAAATTTCACATTATACATGGGACTTTTGTGAACACCAAGTGAAAAAATCAccatcatttcaatttttttacctgctttcttttctttaaaacatgTATAATCATCTCATTTGTAAGATGATTGCATTTTAATTGCATGTATTCTCTCTCTAAGACCAGAAGTTTAGGACTTTTCAGTTACAGCACTTCAGATTCATTGCCACAACTCTACTTGCTTCTTAGTCACAACTCAATATATATtccacaaatgaatgaatttctcATTAAATATGTAGTATTCATGAATGCTTGGTAAAGAGCTGAGTTTGGGAAATGGAATTCCTAATCAGAAGTAACACTATAAATATGCTAAAGGGCTAAGATCCATATAAATAATAGAGATATTATACTTTTCACTGAAATAGACTATGTATCATTTCTATTTGGATAGTGATACTTGTTTTGTGAAAACTACTcaagttcctttttatttcttcttagtctCACCAACCATATGGGACCTGGAAATCAAACgcaaatttcagaatttcttctcctgggattttCAGAGGATCCAGAAGTGCAGCCTCTCCTCTTTTggctgttcctgtccatgtacctggtcaccatcTTTGGTAACCTGCTCATAATCCTGGTCATCATCACTGACtctcacctccacacacccatgtatttctttGTCTCTAACCTGTCCCTTTGTGACATCTGCTTATcctccaccactgtcccaaagatgctggtgAACATCCAGGCTCAGAGCAGAGTCATAAGCTACACAGGCTGCATCTCCCAGATGTACTTTTTCATACTCTTTGTAGGATTGGATGACTTCCTCCTGACTGTGATGGCCTATGATCGCTTCgtggccatctgccacccccttaactacacagtcatcatgaacccccagaTCTGTGTCCTGATGGTTCTGGGGTCCTGGGTCATGAGTGTTATGCAATCCTGTTTACAGGGGTCAATGGTGTTACGGCTGTATTTTTGTACACATGTCAAaatcccccactttttctgtgaacttcgtCAAATGGTCCAACTTGCCTGTTCTGAcacttttttcaattatttagaaatgtatttACTAGGTGGAGTTCTAGCTGTGGGTCCCCTTGCTtggatccttttctcttactctaagatTGTTTCTTCCATACGTGCAATCTCATCAGCTCAGGGgaagtataaagcattttccacCTGTGCATCTCACCTCTCAGTGGTCACTCTATTTTATTGCTCATGCATGGGGGTGTACCTAAGTTCTCCTGCTTCACACAACACACATTCAGGGGCAtcagcctcagtgatgtacactgtGGTCACTCCCATGCTGAACCCTTTCATCTACAGTCTGAGGAATAAAGACATAAAGGGGGCTCTGAACAAGTGCTTTGGAGGAAATTCTGTAAATTGGCATTTGTCCCGTGGAGGCTGAAAAGCTGTTTTAGCAACTTTCAAATCCTCAGAACTAGAAATTTGCTTTCTATGGTAAGGTCATGTAAGCAGACCTGCCAAGAGACCAGTGATCTCAACTACAATGAAGTAACAATTTCAATCACACAGTGTGTTGTGAGACCAGCTTTCAATTTTTGATGATGAAAGCTATCTCCTTGATATTGCTAGCTTTATGTCCATgtttaaggagattttttttaaactgcgTGCAGGAATGTGTTGCATTTactatattattttatgtatcaaCATTCTGATTTGTTTGAAAACTTCTGCGGCTGCCTATGAATATGAAACTTTGCTCCCTCTATAAAGAATATATTCCACTGTTCAAAACTGCATCATTAATTTTAAAGAGCAAGCAtttattaacatatttatttactttaatacTCAGTTGTTTTAACTCTTTTTTGTTCAGTGATTTCTTCTATATGTTTGTTCAAATATGACTATGCACAAGAGTTTAAAATCTGTCTAATCCCTCTTGAAATTTAGTGTTTTCATTCAGAGCCATAATTTATTACTGCACAAATACTCACGCCCTTGCGCATACTGCTGGTTACCAGACAGCAAATATTAATGGTAGTTTCCTTTTAATGTAGGTATTTGCAATTAGCTTGAATTGCAAGGTGATCATGAATGCTGTATTTAAACACTGTAGGAATGTTCAAATTAAGGATCAGTAATCTTTCTGAATGCCTCGGTTCTGTTCACATTTATTATTGTATCAGTGAGCTGTTGATGCACATCAAGCCATCCCATAAGTAAATGGCTTAAGATAATGCTTTAGTATTGCATGGCTGCCAAGTGCTCGAGTTGATTGATCTCTGCAGGTACCTCATGAGTGTGTGATGAGCTTTGTGTCACCTGGGGTGGCGCTGatgatcttttcttctttctcttatgtACTGGGGACTTTGCTGGCCCTATGGCAGTCCACCTGGCCTCAACTGACTTTCCTCACCTTTCATCTAcatgtttttttattctcaagcAAACCATTTGTGGAATTGTTCGTATGACAGACTTAGTGCTCCAAGTACAGAAGCAGAATCATGCCAAGGCCTCTTGAGGCACTTCCCTTTCAGCATAGACTATTGGCCAAAGGAAACAGAGTGCTTTAAATACTTCCCAGAATCAAAGTTAGATGAAGAGATTCACAGAGTCACACTGAAAAGAGATGGAATCTGAGAAAGGCGGTATTTTAATTTGCCAAGTGGCTGTGATAGGAAACTCAGACTTGTTGGCAGAAACAGTAAGCATTTTTCCACCTCAACTTTCaatctagaagtccaaaatcaaggtctctgCAGGAAGGGTTTCCTCCCAGATCCTGTAGCAACAATCCTTAGGGCTGCCTTATGtgcatctctgcctctgccacatggccatctGCCTCATCTCTGGTTTCTTCTTATTTCTGACTTTAGTTGATTCTGTCTGTGTTCCTTTACTTATAAAGAACCTAAAATTATGGATTAAAGCCCATTGTGATATAATTTGGCCTGATGTAAATAGAGTCTGTATAGATCATATTCTGAAAAGAGACCCTACATAAAATAATTGTAACATCTTCAAGGGTCCTATTTAGAAGTGATTTCAGGTACACAGGACTGGAGGTTAGGAGTTCAGCTTATCTTTTGTGAGGGACATCATTCACTCTCAATAATGCAGAAAATTTGTGCCATCACTGAAACCATATTGTTGTACATGTCTGTAGACCAAATTCGGGTCTGAGGCCCTGAGTCAGAGTGGGGTAGTCAGGATCATTTGCAAAGAAGAAAGCAGGGAGAGCTGtggggagtttatgcatattgagtttattccatgctctttcccttcctctgctcTCTCTTCTGCTCCTGCTCCTTTAACCTATATTTATTattcttatattatttatatttattattctttccactcttctgtttacatgggagctgcttttatgtcaCTACTATCAGAAAATGGGATTGGCTCTTACAGTGTAATACCTCTCAtattacatatactgattagctggcGCATGGGTCATTTGGGATGAAGTCAACCCTGGAAGCTAAGGGCAGTTATGCTGTGTCACCGCTTATCCAATGTATCAAAGAAGTATCCAGGATACTTAGACCACTTAACTATTGGGCTCTAGCACCCCCTACATTCCACCCATTAAATGGTTGGCATCTTAGGGGCTCATCACCACAAGGCTGCACCCCTGGCCCAAAGGCCACTGCAACAATATAAGGCACAACAAAACATAGCTTAGTAAATTACAAAACCAATGCCAATTAACACAGCTCATTTCCAAATGGATCCAAGATGTTCAGTTTGATTATTGACTATAGTACGATTACAAAGAAGCCATTGGTCCATCCTGCTGTTATCTGGGACACATTGGCATGTTGTACAATGCACTGGGTTACTATTTCCCTTAAGGTTTCATGTTCATCTGaacccctgccccccagccaTTATAGATAGAATGACCCTCTGCGGGGTGGGTATTTTCCATATTTCTGTGGAGTAGTGCTTCtggttgtcttcatattgtttcCCATTTTGGTGTGGACCGGTCAGTTTTCTGAAGACATGTTCAATTATCCTCAGTCACCAGGGCAATGGTTCATGGAACACCTTCTGCTCTTTCTGCTGGCAGGTCAGTGCATATGTAGCACTGGGTTATGTTGTGAACATGGGCATAGGTATGAGATCCTGTCAGTACAGTGTTTGCTGTTGTCACCCTGAGTGGAAAGACAGTATAGCTAAAGTTACCATGAGAGGTAAATCACATCCTCTTCATCTTGGGGAAGAATGGTGGCAGGCTCTGGTGACTTGCCTGGTCTGGATTTCCATACCTTGTCTGCCCACACTAACCCCTTCCACAAAGGGGATAGCTCCCCTGGAAGCAATGGTATGAACCATATTTGCAAGATAAAGTTACCCTCAGAATGCTTCCCCTTGAGGTTTCAGGCAGTACAATTCATACCTCAGATGGCCATTTACAAACCCATGGTGTCATGGCCAATACCATTTTCACACCCTCTCCATATGGTAAGAGGATGGCTCTCCAAGTGGGTACATCAATTGCAATAGTCCATGGCCATGTCCATACCATGCCACTGTCTGTGTGGATCCCAAGGCCGGGGAGACAGGCAATACCAAAGTTCATCTAAAACTTTAGGTAATGCAAGTGTCTGAGGTGTTCATTAGTACATGCAAGGGTAAATTACATCCCTGTACAACTAAGTCTAGGGATGACGGCCCCATTCAACATGGCTGCTTATTTATAAGGTGTACTGCCCACAATAGTTGGGTAGTCCACACCTGCAGGGTCAGCTCCCTTGTAGATATCATGTGTAATTTGTCCTTTAATAAACCATTATACTGTTCAGTCATGCCTGCATCTTAAGTTTGATATGGAACTTGCAAATGCCAATCAGTGCTTTCTTTTTTGCCCAGGTTTGCACTTTGGAACCTGTGAAATTGTTTCCTCTGTTACTCCACACTGCAAGAGAATACCCATCCTGGGCACTTAAGATATTCAGTGCCACAATGGTTCTTTTCTGAGTGGCTATTTGGAATGGAAAGTAAAAACTAAACCTGTATTAGTAGCCACAATTGTGAACAGGAACTTATATCCTTTATCAGAAAGCAGAGGTCCACTCTAATTTCACAGCCATAACTGTAGGGGGTTTATCTCCTTACTTTACAATTCCTTCTTTCATCAGAACCTACTGTCTGCATGGATATTGTTTAGCACATAGATCACAGCCTGTTAACATGTTCATTGTATCTCCAGTTGTTAATGGGATGCTATATCACCTGGCTATCTGCAGGGGGTTTGAGCCCACATGACCCATGTGTCTATGTAACCGAGTGGCCCATCCAGCTGTTTTAAGGTTATAAAGTTCTTACTTGTGCTAGAATGTCTGTAGAGTCCTTTCCTGGGCTTATGAGAGGTTTCTGCCCTACTACATGAGAAAAATTATGCTACATTCTTGTTCTCTGCAACACAAGTTCTTCCACAAATTTTGTGACCAGAGAGGTCTTTTACCAATCACCCATTCTTGCTTTTCCCGCTGGGGCAGCTATAAAGTTAATCCTTTTTACATGGCCTAACTCTGTACACACAGTAATAGTGCTGGGTTCATGCATTATAACTAGCCACATGGCTCTCATTTCAGCCCATTGGCTGCTTTGACAAAATCTGGTTTCAAATCAGATATCTTATGTGTCCACTCAGCTACCTACAGTGGCCCAAGACACTGCTATGCCTTTGTTGGACCCATTTGTATACCAGGCATCAGCAGGTATAGCATCCATTCCATCCTTGTGTGGGCTATACTTTAAAGCCTGGGGACCAGGAAGCCCTCTGAATGAATGGTCAACTCAACACTCTATTGGTCCTAACACTTCCTGCAACTGTACAGACAGGGGGCTAGTACCCACCATTGACTGCTGTTTCAGATATGAACCCCACTTAGCCATTGTGGTCATCTGGGCCAACCCAGGTCTGGGGGCATTCAACTATGAAAGTACCATCCTGCCACAGGGAGCGAGGTTCATAATAGGACTCACTTTGATCCTGTAAGCACTTCAAAGGCCTGAAGGGTGGTGTAAACTGCCCTAACTGGTGCTCAATGAGAGAGTAACAGAGTTCTACCCCTTTTCACAGTTGACACCAGAACCCTATGGGCACCATGCACTTCCCACGTGTTTGCCAGTGGTGCATTACAGGAGAATCACTGCCACCTGATACCAAAGACCAGAAGAGGGGCACAACCCACTCTCATCATGCACTGCTGGGTAGACCTGGGCTGAAGATCCACACACCATGCCCAGAACCTCATAGTGGCTGTGCCAAATGTTGGATCCTTGATCCTTTGTCAGATTGATGGATTCAGGGCCATTTGCAAAGAATAAATCCTGTAGAGCCATGGGAAGTTTATGCATTCTGAGCTACTCCATGCTCTTTTCCACCTTTCcctgctctttctctttcctattttcctttaagtttcctttgttctctccactcctctgtttacaggggagctgcttttatgttactatGATCAGAATATATGATTGCCTCTTACACCGGGATACCTATCATGGTGCATATACTGAGCAGTTGGCATATGGGACAGTCGGGATGGGATCAAGTTCAGTCCCTGGAAGCTGAATGCAGTTATGCTGCCATTGTGTCCCAGATATGGCCAAGAAATATCCAGTTTGATTAAGTCATTTAACTATTGGGCTTCAGCTCGCCCTTAAACTAAGTTTGTTTTGTGGAACTTTTTTCAACTACATTGTCAaacttttgaagttttcatttcttgAGACTAAAATGCATAAGTGTAAGTCTGCTTTTGAGAaacatattcaaagaaaatgaatcTAATAATCAAGGTTAACATTACAACTTAGAGGTGATCACTTTTAACAATTTAGAGTAGCctgttgcactttttttttttttttaccttgggtGTTGGCAAATATGGGTTTCCTTACAAAAGAACTGTGGATTCATTTAAATTCTTGATCCCAGAGCAGAAGGTCAATTATTTATTTGTAGGAGTATATGACTGTTAGTTTTTCCCACGCAGTAGAATTTTGcattaatagtttttttaaaaaagaacttttaagCCCTTCGGTGAAGATAAcatcttttattttcactttcatgaaaTAATAGTATGATGAAATTTTTTCCACTTATAACATCATGTACATCTCCTAAGGGAATTGTTAATACCCAATACTGCTTTTGCTCATAAAATTAATAATCTTTCTGCTTTTGATAATTAGGAAATTTGAGTGAAtgggtttttcattttacttattctgcatggtatttttgttttgagtttttcAATATGATCTTCCAGTTTTTTATCTTTTGCTCTCCTATTTCTACCAGAgattttatattcagaaaatactattttttaagaTTGTATCTATGCAGAAATTCAAGTATCTATATGTtcatctgtattttcttctaacagCTAGTATATTCTCttatttcatatttgtttgaaatttatttgagaatagagagatATAGTCTAACCTAATGTTCTTCTAAATAGTTAATGCCATTGAACAcattttcataatgataaaacaaCTTGTTTAATAtaaataagaactaaatatattaaagtTAATGTGACATAAATTAATGTATCCAAAATCATAGTGAAtagaaaattaattgaaaaatctaggattattccatttaaaatcataaaatgaagGATTAGTTTCACATTTGCCATTATTCTTGaaattttctggaattttaaaCCAAggcaaaatcctttaaaaataaatggctaTTAGGAATTATATGGAATATGTGTTGTTTATAAATTAATTAGTGAAGGAAAATGAACTTGAGAAAAATTGTTAAAGTGATAAAAACTAATCCAGAAAGCTAACATGACATAATACCAAAAATAATCAAAAATTTTCTAACATAATTGAAATATTATAGACATATTGGAGGGAGGTATCTCTTATTGATATTAAACATGAACTACTCTTAGCCACTGATGCCCATGATATTCATAAACACTGCAAGGATATTTACagaaatgttatttaaatatctaaaatatttttctattattgcAATAAGAACATGAACTTAAGAGAAATGTAAACTCTTTCTAAATTAACTCATATCTTTAATGGAATCCACATTAAAATtccactgatattttctttgcatgTGGCTAGATGATTCTGAATTCATCTTGTAGAATAAGCTGGCACCAGGAATGAAGTTATGATAGAATGCtagttgaatttatttattcaatttttaaatatattatgaagATCTATAAAAAAAATCAGTACCAATGATTTGAAGCTTCTCACTATAAATACATAAACATCATGAAAGTGATGAAAGAGGCAATGGAAATTTAATTGCTTAgcaaaaaaaagtgttttatagATAGATCAAAGAGAATATTTATTATTGCAAAATAGAGAAAGCTGCATGTACAAGGGAGGGTATACGGGACTCTTtactttctgcatgatctttcctTAAACCTAAAGCTGCAGTCAAAAATGTTTAATTGAAATTAAACAAGCCATTATATTTCATTGGGAAAACATTGAGGAAAGGTTTAAAAATGGGTGGTACATAAATAGAATATGAcataagagaatatttttaatCTGATGGACATTGGATTATATTCCAAAttgttcattattttctcttatatTAAAAGAGGACACTATTGAGTCTCCATTTCTggtgaatttaaataaaaaattgtcaCATAAATGAAATGTAAGCAATAAATAGTTATTAGGCAAAGGCCCTAGAGAACGTAACATGTACAAATGACTGAAAGATAGAACAAAGAAAGGACATTTCAAATAAGAGAAAGATCTGCCCTTGAGTTGGGGGATTTCAAATCCCACAGCATAGACCTGTAAGGTGTTGGGGCACTAAGAAAACATTGTAGCATTGGATTCCAGGCAAGGCAGCAAAAGTAACCATCGTTTGTCATCAAGGAGAACCACTTATTAGACAAAATGTATGGCATCATGAGCTACTGGGTTTAGGGTATTGCTGTCATGCTGGAAATGTCAATTTGGactgattattttttttcttttctcctcatgCTGGGCAATCTAGCCATCCAATGGAAAGAAGAAACCAAACAGGAGTACCAAACTTTCACTTCCTGAGATTTGCAGATGAGAAG
This genomic interval from Dasypus novemcinctus isolate mDasNov1 chromosome 30, mDasNov1.1.hap2, whole genome shotgun sequence contains the following:
- the LOC131276866 gene encoding olfactory receptor 7A10-like translates to MGPGNQTQISEFLLLGFSEDPEVQPLLFWLFLSMYLVTIFGNLLIILVIITDSHLHTPMYFFVSNLSLCDICLSSTTVPKMLVNIQAQSRVISYTGCISQMYFFILFVGLDDFLLTVMAYDRFVAICHPLNYTVIMNPQICVLMVLGSWVMSVMQSCLQGSMVLRLYFCTHVKIPHFFCELRQMVQLACSDTFFNYLEMYLLGGVLAVGPLAWILFSYSKIVSSIRAISSAQGKYKAFSTCASHLSVVTLFYCSCMGVYLSSPASHNTHSGASASVMYTVVTPMLNPFIYSLRNKDIKGALNKCFGGNSVNWHLSRGG